AGCAGCGGCTCTGTTGCCCGTCGCCGTAGACGGTGATGGGCTCCCCGCGCAGGGCCTGCCCCACGAAACGCGGCACGACCATCCCATATCGCCCCGTCTGGCGCGGCCCCACGGTGTTGAACAGTCGGGCGATCACGACAGGCAATCCGTGCTCCCGATGATATGCCAGCCCCAGGAACTCGTCCACCATCTTGGAGGCGGCATAGGACCACCGGCTGCGGGAGGTCGGTCCCAGCACCACGTCGTCATCCTCCTGAAAGGGGACCCGAACTCCCTTCCCATACACCTCGGACGTCGACGCGAGCAACACGGGCACCCGATAGCGCGCGGCCGCCTTCAGCACCGCCTCCGTCCCCATCACGTTCGCCTCGATGGTATAGGTGGGGTGGCGCACGATCAGGTCGACACCTACGGCCGCCGCCAGATGGCAGATGGCATCGCACTCGCTGACCAGGCGATCCAGGACGATCTGATGGAGTCGATGGCGAACCGGAAGCCGGCCCGTCCCCGCAGATGGGCGATGTTCTCAAAGCGGCCGGTGGAAAGGTCATCGATGATCGTCACCTGGTGGCCATCGGCCAACATGGCCTCGGCCAGATGCGATCCGATGAACCCCGCCCCGCCGGTGATCAGATAGTGCATGACGTCTCCCCGATCCCGCGGCCGCCCTCGCTCGCCTCGGGCGTCGCGCTCGGCTTTACTTTTCGGCGTCCGGGTCCTTTCGAGAGCGAATCCGGCGCCCTTTTCCCCGTGTACGTCGCGTCCGGCGACGCACGTTATCCGGCACGCGCCGGACATCGTCCACGGGGATCTCCACCTCCCGCAGCTGCCCCAGGAACTCCATCAGGACCCGCACCCGTTCGCTGGGTCGCATCGGCCCCTGGAAAACGACCTCCAGGCCGCGCAGCGGGCCATGGGTGATCAGCAGGCGATCCCCCGGGCGGAAGCCGTGCGCGGGGAGCCCGCCTGCGGCCTGCACCTCCTGCACCCGCTTCTGCAAATGGTCCATGACCTCATCCGGGATGGGAACGGGCCGCTCGCCGAAGGCCACCACACGGCGCAACCCCGGCGTCCACTGCACGACGGATAACCCCTGGGCGTCCAGATCCAGGCGGGCAAAGAGGTAGCAGGGGAAGAGCGGGCGCTCCACAGTGCCCAGACGACGGTGACGGGTGGGGATCAGGGGGAGGAAAACCTCGATCTCCTTCGAGAGGAGAAGATCGGCGACCTGGAACTCGCGATGCGGCTTGGTGTGTAAGGCGTACCAATGAAGTGCCATTTCTCGTCCGCCATGTCTCAGCCATGCAACAAAGCCGGGACCTCCACAACAAAAAATCGGAAGAGAGGTCCCGGCACCTCCTCTTCCGTCAAGAAAACGGCCACTGTCCGCCCCTCGCTTTCCTTCGAGAACGCTTCCAGAGGCCCATATAGGTGCCCCCGGCCCGACTCGAACGGGCACGCCCTTATCGGGCACAGGCCCTCAACCTGCTGTGTATGCCAATTCCACCACGGGGGCTCTTCGCAGGCCCCATTATAAACACGATTTACCCGCTTGTCAATCGCGCCAGGCTATCGTAGAATGTCCTTTAAGCTCGCTTCCCGTCTCATCGGGAGCGGTCCAACCCGGACATACCCACCTCCAGGAGTCAGCACACCTTATGAAAGCCCGTCCGCTTACCCTTCCTAACTTTGGGATCTCAGGACGTCACACCGAGGCACACCCCACCCCGCCACCGCCGGCAAAGGAGGAAGCCCCATGAGAATCGCATTGGACGCCATGGGGGGGGACCACGCCCCGGAGGCCGCCGTAGCCGGCGCCGTACAGGCCGCCCGCGCGTACGATCTGGAGGTGATCCTGGTCGGCGATGAACGCCGCCTCCAGGAGGAACTCCGCAAGCACGACACCAGCGGCCTCCGCCTGCCCATTGTGCACGCCTCTCAGGTCATCGGCATGGAGGAACACACGGTAGCCGTCAAACAGAAACGGGACGCGTCCATGGTGGTCGCCATGCGCCTGGTGAAGGAGGGGCAAGCCGACGCCTTCGCCTCCGCGGGCAATTCAGGAGCGGTGATGGCGGCGGCCCTCTTCGGGCTAGGCCGTATCCCTGGCGTGATCCGCCCCGCCCTGGTCACCATTTACCCCGCGCCGCCCCGACGCTATATCCTCCTGGATATCGGCGCCAACGCCGACTGCAAGCCGGAGTACCTGCTTCAGTTCGCCGTCATGGGGGCGACCTACGCGGAGAAGATCCACGGGATCCCCCAACCCCGGGTTGGGATCGTATCCAACGGCGAGGAGCCGGACAAGGGCTCCATGCTGGTACGGGAGACGTATCCCCTCCTGAAGGCCAGCGGGTTGAACTTCGTGGGCAACATCGAGGGGAAGGATATCCATCGCAATCTCGCCGACGTGATCGTCACCGATGGGTTCACCGGCAACGTCATCATCAAGCTGACGGAGGGGATCATCAGCTTCCTCGGACGCATGCTCGTCCAACAGGTCACGGGCACGTGGCGTGACCGGATCGGTCTTCTCCTGATGGTGCCCGGTCTGGTGCTCACGTTGCCGGGCGTGCTGCTCATGACCCCCACGCTGCGACGTACACGCCGCCAGCTCGACTGGCGAGAGATCGGAGGTGCACCGCTTCTCGGCGTCAACGGCGTCGTCGTCATCGGCCATGGGCGCTCCGACGCCTACGCCGTCCGACATATGCTGCGACAGGCCATGGCCGCGGTGGAACAGAAACTGGTCCCGGCCATTGAAGAGGGAATCCAACGAGTCGCCCAGATACCAGCCACAAGGAAGAGGGATTGACAATGCAGTCGATAGAAGCCTTGCGAGAACGCCTACGCCACATGACCCCAACAGCCCGAAGGGTGCTGCTCCAAGCGCTTCAAGCCGTGGATGCAGATCCCGACCACACGGAGGTCTCTCCGGAAGTCTTGGCCGAACTGGCCGATCTGATGTCCCCGTCGCGGCCGCGGGTCGTCGTCACCGGCATGGGGGCCATCACCCCTGTCGGCCTGAGCGCGCCGGAGAGCTGGGAGGCGTTCGTGGCCGGCCGCTCCGGCGTCGGGCCCGTCACCCAATTCGACGCCACTCCCTATCCCACCCGCTTCGGGGCGGAGGTGAAGGGGTTCGATCCCACCTCGCACATCCCGCGAGCGGAAGCCCGACGCATGGCGCGCTGCTCCCAATTCAGCGTCGTCGCCGCCGGGGAGGCCCTGGCCGACGCCGGGCTGGACACGCTCCCCGACGGGGGATTCCGGACCGGGGTGATCATCGGCACGGGGCTGGGCGGGTTCGAATTCTACGAGAAACTCCTGCGCAGACAACCCAATAGCCCCATGCGCGTGCGGCCTCTGACGGCCACGGGCGGGCTGCCCAACATGCCGGCCTTCCACATCAGCCAGTTCTACGGGGCGCGCGGCCCCAACAACACCGTCGTCACCGCCTGCGCCGCCGGCACCCAGGCCATCGGCGAGGGGATGGAGTGGATCCGCCAGGGGGCCGCTGATATCGTGATCGCCGGCGGCGTGGAGGCTTTGATCTGCGAGACCTTCTACGCCGGGTTCTCCGCCATGCGGGCCATATCCACCCGCAACGACGACCCGCAGCGGGCAAGCCGTCCCTTTGACGCCAAGCGGGATGGGTTCGTCATCGGCGAGGGATGCGGCATCCTGATCCTGGAGCGGCTGGATCACGCGCTGGCTCGCGGCGCCCGCATCTACGCCGAGCTGGTCGGGCACGCCGCCTCCGCCGACGCGTATCACGTCGCCCAGCCCGACCCGGACGGCACCGGGGCGATCCACGCGATGAAGTGGGCGCTGGCCGACGCCCACCTGCCACCGGAGGCGATCGACTACATCAACGCGCACGGCACGTCCACTCCCCTGAACGACGCCATCGAAACCCGGGCCATCCGGCACGTCTTCGGCGCCCACGCGGACCGGCTGGCGGTCAGCTCCACCAAGTCCATGATCGGCCACTGCTTTGGAGGCGCGGGAGCCATCGAGGCCATCGCCACGGTGTACGCGGTGCAGCAGGACCTGATCCATCCCACCATCAACTACGAGTTCCCCGATCCGGAGTGCGACCTGGACTACGTGCCCAACGAGGCGCGCCGCACCCGGGTGCGGGCGGCCCTCTCCAACTCCTTCGGCCTGGGCGGGCAAAACGCGTGCGTGGTGGTCGCCAAGTGGGAGCCGTAATACACATTCAGGGGATCACCCCGAGGTTCCGTCTGCAAGAGACGATCCCAGGCCCGGCCTGGGCCTGGGTCCCCGTCGGCGCCAGGGGCAAAGCGAGCCAGGGCACGTGAGCACCTGAAGATCACCTGCAGCCGCTTCCATGCCGCCCCTCGGCTCGGCGAGCGGAGGCGTTTCACCCTGTAGCAACCAGGAGGATGCAAACCGCATGCGTGTGATCACGAACGATAAGTACATCGAACGGCGAGCCCGTATCGGGAATATCGCCAGTTGGGTAGGGCTTGGCATATTGGCGGCCGGCATGGCCGCTTCCTTTCGACCGGAGTACATCTACATCGCCTTCGCCTGCCTGATCCTGGGCTTCATCGCCGCCAACATCGGCACATACCAGCTCCGCCGCTTCGGGCGACGTCCGCGCCCGGATCAGGTCCTGAGCCGAGAGCTGAGGGGATTCGACGATCGATACGTCTTCTTCGCGTGGACAGCCCCCCTCCCATACGTCGTGGTCGGCCCGCCCGGCGTCTTCGTGTTCATCACCCGGGATCAGAGCGGCCGGGTGATCTGCGAGGGCGACCGATGGCGGCAGCCCTTCCGGATCACCCGCATCTTCGCGGCGCTGGGCCAGGAGGGATTGGGGAATCCGACCAAGGAGCTCCAGAGCGAGATCGAGCACATGAAGGAGTGGCTGGCACAGCACCTACCCGAGGGGGAGATCCCACCCGTGTATGGGGCGGTCGTGTTCATCCATCCTAAAGTGCAGCTTGAGCTGCACGATCCCACCGTGCCAGTTCTGCCCGCCAACAGGTTGAGGAGCTGGTTCCGCAACTATGCCAGGAAGCGAGTGCTGAACGAGCGTCAGCGGCAGACGCTTG
Above is a window of Chloroflexota bacterium DNA encoding:
- the plsX gene encoding phosphate acyltransferase PlsX — its product is MRIALDAMGGDHAPEAAVAGAVQAARAYDLEVILVGDERRLQEELRKHDTSGLRLPIVHASQVIGMEEHTVAVKQKRDASMVVAMRLVKEGQADAFASAGNSGAVMAAALFGLGRIPGVIRPALVTIYPAPPRRYILLDIGANADCKPEYLLQFAVMGATYAEKIHGIPQPRVGIVSNGEEPDKGSMLVRETYPLLKASGLNFVGNIEGKDIHRNLADVIVTDGFTGNVIIKLTEGIISFLGRMLVQQVTGTWRDRIGLLLMVPGLVLTLPGVLLMTPTLRRTRRQLDWREIGGAPLLGVNGVVVIGHGRSDAYAVRHMLRQAMAAVEQKLVPAIEEGIQRVAQIPATRKRD
- the fabF gene encoding beta-ketoacyl-ACP synthase II yields the protein MSPSRPRVVVTGMGAITPVGLSAPESWEAFVAGRSGVGPVTQFDATPYPTRFGAEVKGFDPTSHIPRAEARRMARCSQFSVVAAGEALADAGLDTLPDGGFRTGVIIGTGLGGFEFYEKLLRRQPNSPMRVRPLTATGGLPNMPAFHISQFYGARGPNNTVVTACAAGTQAIGEGMEWIRQGAADIVIAGGVEALICETFYAGFSAMRAISTRNDDPQRASRPFDAKRDGFVIGEGCGILILERLDHALARGARIYAELVGHAASADAYHVAQPDPDGTGAIHAMKWALADAHLPPEAIDYINAHGTSTPLNDAIETRAIRHVFGAHADRLAVSSTKSMIGHCFGGAGAIEAIATVYAVQQDLIHPTINYEFPDPECDLDYVPNEARRTRVRAALSNSFGLGGQNACVVVAKWEP